Proteins encoded in a region of the Rutidosis leptorrhynchoides isolate AG116_Rl617_1_P2 chromosome 9, CSIRO_AGI_Rlap_v1, whole genome shotgun sequence genome:
- the LOC139867493 gene encoding uncharacterized protein yields the protein MARVLFKLTIKTCSDCYSCFRTPNSFFRLPITNINTNTQIFSCFSKTPPPNASLLSLQQASRWYARGRQPHYDLFGNEKPGDNKFRESWGKQIDEDDCLWTGSEDETDTEKSKNNLDKEIKKVKQQAKDHSGLIDGDDSDELRSVWSGSDEEKTLWTGSEDDDDDDMPTDPYPNEKSDAYIDKLFEFDEKPKYRTISELLKSEQEPEEVSPGKKARKLAVENALKKLKKGPDGRYINVWEVMSDLDILVGAFENIVDGPEYEELRKGGPKKLNMEFFKDIQARMRDPNYKFSPELKLKPKSKVVPRKKWQKVQSRRRKAQKR from the exons ATGGCGCGAGTCTTATTCAAACTCACCATTAAAACTTGCTCCGATTGTTATTCTTGTTTTCGCACTCCCAACTCATTCTTCAGATTACCCATTACCAATATCAATACCAATACCCAAATCTTCTCATGTTTTTCAAAAACCCCACCACCAAATGCCTCGCTCTTATCGCTTCAACAAG CGTCTCGATGGTATGCTAGAGGTAGACAACCTCATTATGATCTTTTTGGCAATGAAAAACCTGGAGACAATAAATTCAGGGAATCATGGGGAAAACAAATCGACGAAGATGATTGTTTGTGGACCGGTAGTGAAGATGAAACTGACACCGAAAAGAGTAAAAATAACCTCGATAAAGAGATAAAGAAAGTAAAACAACAAGCGAAAGATCACTCTGGTCTTATCGATGGTGACGATAGTGATGAATTGAGAAGTGTATGGTCTGGTAGTGACGAAGAAAAGACACTTTGGACCGgtagtgaagatgatgatgacgatgatatgCCAACGGATCCGTATCCTAATGAAAAAAGTGACGCGTATATCGATAAATTATTCGAGTTTGATGAAAAACCTAAGTACAGAACGATTTCCGAGTTGTTAAAATCAGAGCAGGAACCAGAAGAGGTATCACCCGGGAAAAAAGCTAGAAAACTTGCAGTTGAAAACGCCTTAAAGAAACTTAAAAAAGGACCTGATGGGCGGTACATTAATGTATGGGAGGTTATGAGTGATTTGGATATTCTTGTGGGTGCGTTTGAAAATATTGTTGATGGACCCGAATATGAAGAGCTTCGAAAGGGTGGGCCCAAGAAACTGAATATGGAGTTTTTTAAAGATATACAAGCGAGAATGAGAGATCCGAATTATAAATTTTCACCCGAGTTGAAGCTGAAACCTAAGAGTAAAGTTGTACCTAGAAAGAAATGGCAAAAGGTGCAGTCAAGACGAAGGAAAGCACAGAAGCGTTAA